The following coding sequences are from one Osmia bicornis bicornis chromosome 2, iOsmBic2.1, whole genome shotgun sequence window:
- the LOC114879703 gene encoding glutamine-dependent NAD(+) synthetase isoform X1 produces the protein MGRTVTVAVCTLNQWAMDFDGNSRRILQSIQEAKDAGATYRSGPELEISGYGCEDHFYESDTLLHSWEVLAMIIKSPVVKDMLIDVGMPVMHKNVTYNCRVSFLNRRILLIRPKMQMCENGNYRESRWFSPWTKERTVEDYFLPRMISQITGQTVVPFGDAVISTRDTCVGFEICEELWNPMSNHIPACLDGVEIIVNGSGSYFELRKGYVTVDLVKSATFKSGGCYLFSNLRGCDGSRVYFNGGSSISLNGQILNRGKEFALDDVEVIVATFDLEDIRSYRNQIRSRSHTAARSPSYPRVKVDFALTSEDLISTPPDRPLGVDLGPYENDNPAGKLVYHTPEEEISMAPACWLWDYLRRSCQGGFFLPLSGGVDSASSACMVYSMCNMIVDSVNEGDVQVLSDIRRIVGDCEYVPTDPKQLCNTILVTCYMGTENSSAATKARAAELANQIGSYHHSILIDLAVSAILNIFQQVTKLTPRFKVQGGSPRENLALQNIQARLRMVIAYLFAQLMLLVRGRPGGLLVLGSSNVDEALRGYFTKYDCSSADINPIGGIAKNDLKSFLVYFRKKHGITALDKILDAPPTAELEPLQGGQLSQLDEVDMGMTYKELGTFGRLRKQHCAGPFSMFCKLVHMWDKCTPKEVADKVKHFYRCYAINRHKMTILTPSCHAETYSPDDNRFDHRPFLYNHTWKWQFNAIDEQMKRLLNEEKSPGGRKDAPKVPAKFRNIPSSFVISNKTHPGVVV, from the exons ATGGGTCGTACGGTGACTGTGGCTGTTTGCACATTGAACCAGTGGGCGATGGATTTCGATGGGAATTCCAGAAGGATTTTGCAAAGTATTCAGGAAGCTAAGGATGCTGGCGCTACATATAGAAGTGGACCAGAATTGGAAATTAG CGGTTATGGCTGCGAGGACCATTTCTACGAGTCGGACACCTTGCTCCACAGCTGGGAAGTGCTGGCAATGATCATCAAATCACCGGTCGTTAAAGATATGCTAATCGACGTTGGTATGCCGGTCATGCACAAGAATGTGACGTACAACTGTCGGGTGTCCTTCCTGAACCGTCGTATTCTGCTGATCAGACCCAAGATGCAGATGTGCGAGAACGGGAATTACAGAGAATCCAGATGGTTCTCGCCGTGGACCAAG GAACGTACCGTGGAGGATTATTTTTTGCCAAGGATGATCTCACAGATCACTGGCCAAACGGTGGTACCATTCGGCGACGCTGTTATTTCCACCAGAGACACGTGTGTGGGCTTCGAAATTTGCGAGGAACTGTGGAACCCTATGAGCAATCACATTCCAGCGTGCCTGGACGGCGTTGAGATTATTGTGAATG GTAGCGGCTCCTATTTCGAGCTTCGAAAAGGATACGTCACCGTCGACCTCGTTAAGTCAGCCACGTTCAAGTCTGGTGGTTGTTACTTGTTCAGCAACTTACGTGGTTGCGATGGTTCCAGAGTCTACTTTAACGGTGGATCCTCCATCAGCCTGAACGGTCAGATATTGAACCGTGGCAAAGAGTTTGCCCTCGACGATGTAGAAGTAATCGTAGCGACATTCGATTTAGAGGATATAAG GAGCTATAGGAATCAGATCAGATCGCGTTCTCACACGGCTGCAAGATCGCCAAGCTATCCACGTGTCAAAGTTGACTTTGCTCTTACTTCTGAGGACTTGATATCGACTCCTCCTGATCGGCCACTCGGCGTTGATCTTGGACCTTATGAAAATGACAATCCAGCTGGGAAGCTTGTTTATCATACTCCTGAAGAAGAGATCTCGATGGCGCCTGCTTGCTGGCTATGGGACTACCTCAG GCGCTCTTGTCAGGGAGGATTTTTCTTACCCTTAAGTGGCGGGGTTGATTCTGCTTCATCTGCATGCATGGTTTATTCCATGTGCAACATGATCGTGGACTCGGTTAACGAAGGAG ATGTTCAGGTGCTGTCAGATATCAGGAGAATAGTCGGTGACTGCGAATACGTACCCACCGATCCAAAACAATTATGCAATACCATTTTAGTCACTTGTTACATGGGTACCGAAAATTCGTCTGCTGCGACGAAAGCACGAGCTGCCGAGCTTGCTAATCAAATTGGATCTTATCATCATAGTATACTGATCGATCTTGCAGTCTCTGCTATTCTGAACATTTTTCAACAAGTCACCAAACTAACACCAAGATTTAAAGTACAAGGAGGTTCTCCCAGGGAGAATTTAGCTCTTCAGAATATACAG GCACGTTTGAGAATGGTGATAGCTTATTTATTCGCCCAGTTAATGTTATTGGTCAGAGGACGACCAGGTGGTCTTCTCGTGTTGGGAAGTAGTAATGTTGATGAAGCACTTCGAGGATATTTCACTAAATACGATTGTAGCAGTGCCGACATCAACCCCATAGGTGGAATTGCAAAGAATGATTTAAAGTCGTTCCTTGTTTACTTCAG GAAGAAGCATGGAATCACTGCTTTAGACAAGATTTTAGACGCTCCTCCAACTGCAGAATTGGAGCCTTTACAAGGAGGGCAACTTTCACAGTTGGATGAAGTGGACATGGGTATGACGTACAAGGAACTCGGTACTTTTGGACGCTTAAGAAAACAACATTGCGCTGGTCCTTTCTCCATGTTTTGTAAGCTTGTACATATGTGGGACAAATGTACTCCAAAAGAG GTGGCTGATAAAGTGAAGCATTTTTATAGATGCTATGCAATAAATCGACATAAGATGACGATCCTTACACCATCCTGTCACGCGGAGACTTACAGTCCCGACGATAATAGATTCGATCATAGACCTTTCTTATATAATCACACATGGAAGTGGCAATTTAATGCGATCGACGAACAG ATGAAACGTCTTCTCAACGAGGAGAAGTCACCGGGAGGTCGAAAGGATGCGCCCAAGGTACCTGCTAAGTTCAGAAacattccgtccagcttcgtaATCAGTA ATAAAACACATCCTGGCGTAGTAGTTTAA
- the LOC114879703 gene encoding glutamine-dependent NAD(+) synthetase isoform X2 — MGRTVTVAVCTLNQWAMDFDGNSRRILQSIQEAKDAGATYRSGPELEISGYGCEDHFYESDTLLHSWEVLAMIIKSPVVKDMLIDVGMPVMHKNVTYNCRVSFLNRRILLIRPKMQMCENGNYRESRWFSPWTKERTVEDYFLPRMISQITGQTVVPFGDAVISTRDTCVGFEICEELWNPMSNHIPACLDGVEIIVNGSGSYFELRKGYVTVDLVKSATFKSGGCYLFSNLRGCDGSRVYFNGGSSISLNGQILNRGKEFALDDVEVIVATFDLEDIRSYRNQIRSRSHTAARSPSYPRVKVDFALTSEDLISTPPDRPLGVDLGPYENDNPAGKLVYHTPEEEISMAPACWLWDYLRRSCQGGFFLPLSGGVDSASSACMVYSMCNMIVDSVNEGDVQVLSDIRRIVGDCEYVPTDPKQLCNTILVTCYMGTENSSAATKARAAELANQIGSYHHSILIDLAVSAILNIFQQVTKLTPRFKVQGGSPRENLALQNIQARLRMVIAYLFAQLMLLVRGRPGGLLVLGSSNVDEALRGYFTKYDCSSADINPIGGIAKNDLKSFLVYFRKKHGITALDKILDAPPTAELEPLQGGQLSQLDEVDMGMTYKELGTFGRLRKQHCAGPFSMFCKLVHMWDKCTPKEVADKVKHFYRCYAINRHKMTILTPSCHAETYSPDDNRFDHRPFLYNHTWKWQFNAIDEQMKRLLNEEKSPGGRKDAPKIKHILA, encoded by the exons ATGGGTCGTACGGTGACTGTGGCTGTTTGCACATTGAACCAGTGGGCGATGGATTTCGATGGGAATTCCAGAAGGATTTTGCAAAGTATTCAGGAAGCTAAGGATGCTGGCGCTACATATAGAAGTGGACCAGAATTGGAAATTAG CGGTTATGGCTGCGAGGACCATTTCTACGAGTCGGACACCTTGCTCCACAGCTGGGAAGTGCTGGCAATGATCATCAAATCACCGGTCGTTAAAGATATGCTAATCGACGTTGGTATGCCGGTCATGCACAAGAATGTGACGTACAACTGTCGGGTGTCCTTCCTGAACCGTCGTATTCTGCTGATCAGACCCAAGATGCAGATGTGCGAGAACGGGAATTACAGAGAATCCAGATGGTTCTCGCCGTGGACCAAG GAACGTACCGTGGAGGATTATTTTTTGCCAAGGATGATCTCACAGATCACTGGCCAAACGGTGGTACCATTCGGCGACGCTGTTATTTCCACCAGAGACACGTGTGTGGGCTTCGAAATTTGCGAGGAACTGTGGAACCCTATGAGCAATCACATTCCAGCGTGCCTGGACGGCGTTGAGATTATTGTGAATG GTAGCGGCTCCTATTTCGAGCTTCGAAAAGGATACGTCACCGTCGACCTCGTTAAGTCAGCCACGTTCAAGTCTGGTGGTTGTTACTTGTTCAGCAACTTACGTGGTTGCGATGGTTCCAGAGTCTACTTTAACGGTGGATCCTCCATCAGCCTGAACGGTCAGATATTGAACCGTGGCAAAGAGTTTGCCCTCGACGATGTAGAAGTAATCGTAGCGACATTCGATTTAGAGGATATAAG GAGCTATAGGAATCAGATCAGATCGCGTTCTCACACGGCTGCAAGATCGCCAAGCTATCCACGTGTCAAAGTTGACTTTGCTCTTACTTCTGAGGACTTGATATCGACTCCTCCTGATCGGCCACTCGGCGTTGATCTTGGACCTTATGAAAATGACAATCCAGCTGGGAAGCTTGTTTATCATACTCCTGAAGAAGAGATCTCGATGGCGCCTGCTTGCTGGCTATGGGACTACCTCAG GCGCTCTTGTCAGGGAGGATTTTTCTTACCCTTAAGTGGCGGGGTTGATTCTGCTTCATCTGCATGCATGGTTTATTCCATGTGCAACATGATCGTGGACTCGGTTAACGAAGGAG ATGTTCAGGTGCTGTCAGATATCAGGAGAATAGTCGGTGACTGCGAATACGTACCCACCGATCCAAAACAATTATGCAATACCATTTTAGTCACTTGTTACATGGGTACCGAAAATTCGTCTGCTGCGACGAAAGCACGAGCTGCCGAGCTTGCTAATCAAATTGGATCTTATCATCATAGTATACTGATCGATCTTGCAGTCTCTGCTATTCTGAACATTTTTCAACAAGTCACCAAACTAACACCAAGATTTAAAGTACAAGGAGGTTCTCCCAGGGAGAATTTAGCTCTTCAGAATATACAG GCACGTTTGAGAATGGTGATAGCTTATTTATTCGCCCAGTTAATGTTATTGGTCAGAGGACGACCAGGTGGTCTTCTCGTGTTGGGAAGTAGTAATGTTGATGAAGCACTTCGAGGATATTTCACTAAATACGATTGTAGCAGTGCCGACATCAACCCCATAGGTGGAATTGCAAAGAATGATTTAAAGTCGTTCCTTGTTTACTTCAG GAAGAAGCATGGAATCACTGCTTTAGACAAGATTTTAGACGCTCCTCCAACTGCAGAATTGGAGCCTTTACAAGGAGGGCAACTTTCACAGTTGGATGAAGTGGACATGGGTATGACGTACAAGGAACTCGGTACTTTTGGACGCTTAAGAAAACAACATTGCGCTGGTCCTTTCTCCATGTTTTGTAAGCTTGTACATATGTGGGACAAATGTACTCCAAAAGAG GTGGCTGATAAAGTGAAGCATTTTTATAGATGCTATGCAATAAATCGACATAAGATGACGATCCTTACACCATCCTGTCACGCGGAGACTTACAGTCCCGACGATAATAGATTCGATCATAGACCTTTCTTATATAATCACACATGGAAGTGGCAATTTAATGCGATCGACGAACAG ATGAAACGTCTTCTCAACGAGGAGAAGTCACCGGGAGGTCGAAAGGATGCGCCCAAG ATAAAACACATCCTGGCGTAG
- the LOC114879711 gene encoding cytosolic carboxypeptidase 2-like has translation MADLLTGSRVKELQAMLFPVQPISGKYIFSIKDFYARLSYQKISYFYLRGGALANFSKLQEVQLLQLGRYDVPRRETELSLFSVPFGTREDQSKETLRNVLDSRCMIDGITQEAARWPTECQVLPERVRHIEYTRNIPEPFYTATGKEPRPKPLGDEFGTVVFRYHPTSITNYFSRSCVGGSTVLPFPSEFSTDSSGYESKETDNNNLFFVARSDTTDSSSDLHFESRFESGNLCKVVKITDTYYQLYLRKDLYTQRHTQWYYFRISNTRSRTTYRLSIVNLCKEESLYNEGLRPLLYSTEDAKQRAVGWRRCGDNIAYYRNDSSSDEEKEKHTLTFNVSFPHDRDTVYLAHCYPYTYTDLQEYLAKLVADPVKTRFTKLRLLCRTIAGNGVYYLTITAPTYDEEMRRKRGIVITARVHPGETPSSWTMKGIIDFLTGESDQAKVLREKFVFKLVPMLNPDGVIVGNNRCSLSGKDLNRQYRTVMRESYPSVWHTKLMIRRLLEECGVAIYCDLHAHSRKHNIFVYGCQSKRTNSQTRLSEQVFPLMLHKNAADKFSFENCKFHMEKGKEGTGRMVMWSMGVQYSYTMEASMGGSQIGSRSGTHFCTQDYEQIGRVFCETLLDFFDPDPVKEKLRSKIIVRLMKEGSSAEEPTNIDLTDYSSDEGDTSDSSVSEKEETFIEGSWSCNTPPPTPTFLPLRTFEMAKRRNKKGINTKSYLRRKRMLAGRAVMDLPTTDPGSDLCDLTDSADEGVTRTEDSSARTREDYKNRESESNEKDRVTDSLSLPEIVRPRSVSLDENLYVNKKESKTNKRSHCLHLIRAFRHQTPVQFNNQDIQIKLSSLRQQIWMGVPLNVAENIEKRIDHSFAKAPLSWGVSNMASTRDKINNDVLLKSCRKKLQSLEYITIDDDTKNAEGKCKKEEIALSDASPEDEHQRPTSDRKSRKKKSRQKWQKIVNLNSKVEETNRRKTSFLTIKTDSLKLVTLEIPSKTQTRQHKIDTRRKHRKNPAPCSISNGGKTSNVTKSQIKSHTRGQVQLQPLIVPLCDSSSDDSIDSRRQRISKKKQKKKKQVKKIKKNVSI, from the exons ATGGCTGATCTTTTAACTGGTAGCAGGGTCAAAGAACTACAAGCCATGCTATTTCCGGTGCAACCAATTTCTGGTAAGTATATCTTTTCTATTAAAGATTTTTATGCAAGATTAAGTTATCagaaaatttcttatttttatttacgaGGGGGTGCGCTAGCAAATTTTAGCAAACTTCAGGAAGTGCAATTACTACAATTAGGACGTTACGATGTACCCCGAAGAGAAACAGAACTATCATTGTTCTCGGTACCATTCGGTACTAGAGAAGATCAATCAAAAGAGACGCTTCGAAACGTGTTGGATTCGCGTTGCATGATAGATGGAATTACTCAGGAAGCTGCGAGGTGGCCGACGGAATGCCAA GTACTTCCAGAAAGGGTGAGACACATAGAATACACTCGAAACATTCCAGAGCCGTTTTACACGGCAACTGGCAAGGAACCACGACCAAAACCATTAGGGGACGAATTTGGAACCGTAGTATTTCGTTATCACCCCACAAGCATCACCAACTAC TTCAGCAGATCATGCGTAGGAGGAAGCACAGTTTTACCATTTCCATCAGAATTTTCCACAGACTCCAGTGGATACGAATCAAAGGAAACTGACAATAATAACTTGTTCTTCGTAGCCAGATCTGATACAACAGACAGCAGCAGTGACCTGCATTTTGAATCACGTTTCGAATCTGGAAACCTCTGTAAAGTAGTCAAAATCACTGATACGTATTATCAGCTGTATCTGAGGAAGGATCTTTATACTCAGAGGCATACACAGTGGTATTACTTTAGAATATCTAATACAAGGAGTAGAACCACTTACAG atTATCTATTGTGAATCTTTGTAAAGAAGAAAGTTTATACAACGAAGGTCTGCGACCATTATTGTACTCGACAGAAGATGCCAAGCAACGTGCCGTTGGGTGGAGAAGATGCGGTGACAATATTGCCTACTACAGAAACGATTCATC aagcgacgaagagaaagaaaaacataCGTTGACATTCAATGTTTCTTTCCCTCATGATAGAGACACAGTCTACTTGGCACATTGTTATCCTTACACCTATACTGATTTACAG GAGTACCTCGCCAAACTTGTCGCTGATCCAGTGAAAACAAGATTCACAAAACTGCGATTGTTATGTCGGACGATAGCTGGAAACGGAGTCTACTATTTAACAATCACTGCCCCTACTTACGACGAAGAGATGCGAAGGAAAAGAGGTATTGTGATCACCGCAAGAGTTCACCCCGGTGAAACACCGTCCAGTTGGACGATGAAAGGAATCATTGACTTCTTAACTGGGGAATCGGATCAAGCAAAA GTGCTCCGAGAGAAATTCGTGTTCAAGCTGGTGCCAATGTTGAACCCAGACGGCGTAATCGTAGGCAACAATCGGTGCTCGTTATCAGGAAAGGACCTTAACAGACAATACAGAACAGTGATGAGGGAGAGCTATCCTTCGGTCTGGCATACGAAATTAATGATTCGAAGACTACTCGAGGAATGTGGGGTAGCCATATACTGCGATTTACACGCTCACTCGAGAAAGCATAATATATTCGTTTATGGTTGCCAGAGCAAAAGGACCAATTCGCAAACGAGGCTCTCCGAGCAGGTTTTCCCTCTGATGCTTCATAAGAACGCTGCCGACAAG TTCtcttttgaaaattgtaaGTTTCATATGGAAAAGGGGAAAGAAGGTACAGGAAGGATGGTCATGTGGTCCATGGGAGTTCAGTACAGTTATACTATGGAGGCCTCTATGGGGGGATCACAGATTGGATCGAGATCTGGTACTCATTTTTGTACCCAAGATTACGAACAAATTGGTAGAGTTTTCTGTGAAACACTGCTGGATTTCTTTGACCCAGATCCTGTTAAG GAGAAACTTCGAAGCAAAATAATTGTTAGGTTGATGAAGGAGGGATCTAGCGCCGAGGAACCAACGAACATCGACTTAACCGATTACTCTAG CGATGAAGGAGACACATCGGACAGTTCGGTCTCAGAAAAAGAGGAAACCTTCATTGAAGGATCCTGGAGCTGCAACACGCCACCGCCGACTCCCACATTCTTGCCACTACGAACCTTCGAGATGGCGAAAAGaaggaataaaaaaggaaTCAATACTAAAAGTTATCTTCGACGCAAAAGGATGCTG GCCGGAAGAGCAGTCATGGATCTACCTACCACGGATCCAGGTAGTGATTTGTGTGACTTAACGGACTCAGCGGATGAAGGTGTAACGAGAACAGAAG ATTCTTCAGCAAGAACTCGTGAAGATTACAAAAACAGAGAATCAGAAAGCAACGAGAAGGATAGGGTTACCGATAGTTTGAGCCTACCGGAAATAGTAAGACCCAGAAGTGTTTCGTTGGACGAGAATTTATATGTGAACAAGAAAGAATCAAAAACCAATAAACGGTCGCATTGTCTTCACTTAATCAG AGCGTTTAGACATCAGACGCCTGTGCAATTTAACAATCAAGACATACAAATTAAGCTCAGCTCGCTACGACAACAAATATGGATGGGAGTTCCATTGAACGTCgcagaaaatattgaaaaaaggaTCGATCATTCATTTGCAAAGGCACCATTGAGTTGGGGAGTTTCCAATATGGCGTCGACACGAGATAAAATCAACAACGACGTGTTACTTAA atcTTGCAGGAAAAAATTGCAGTCCCTAGAATACATTACTATAGACGACGATACTAAAAACGCAGAGGGTAAATGTAAAAAGGAAGAGATAGCATTGAGCGACGCTAGTCCAGAAGATGAGCATCAACGTCCTACTAGTGACCGGAAatcaagaaagaaaaaatctCGTCAAAAATGGCAGAAGATAGTGAATTTGAATTCTAAAGTTGAAGAAACCAATCGTAGAAAAACGTCttttttaacaattaaaaCTGATTCCTTGAAATTAGTCACCCTGGAAATCCCATCTAAAACGCAAACACGACAGCACAAGATCGATACGAGGAGAAAGCATCGAAAAAATCCTGCTCCCTGTTCAATTTCGAACGGTGGAAAAACTTCGAATGTTACCAAGTCTCAGATAAAGTCACATACTCGAGGTCAAGTACAATTGCAACCATTAATCGTTCCTTTATGTGACAGTTCTTCTGACGACTCCATTGACTCTCGTAGGCAAAGAATCTCGaaaaaaaagcaaaagaaaaagaaacaagtgaagaaaattaaaaaaaatgtgtcCATATAA